Below is a window of Pseudomonas eucalypticola DNA.
TTCGTGGTGGCCACCGCGATGGTACCGTTGATGCGCAAAGTAGCACCGCCAGCGGCGCCCTCGGCCGATGCCCACTGACACCAGGCGCCCACGCTGACAGCGGCTGGTAACGGGTCACAGGTCGTACCGATCCACCGCCCGACGCCGCTCGTTGTCATCGCGCACATCGTAGTTGGCGGTGGTCTGGATGTTGGTGTGGTGCGCCAGCTTCTGCGCGATCGACAGGTCATGCTCTTCGATCACCCGGGTGATGAACGAGCGCCGGAAGTCATGGGGCATGATCTTCACCCCCACCTGGGTGCCACGTTGCCGGGCGATGTAGTAAATGGCGTGCTTGGTGATGCGCTCGCGGGTGATGTGGCTGCCGCGGCGGATGCGGTTGAACAGGAAGCTGTCGTCCTGTTCGCCCTCGCCCAGGTGCTCGCGACGATACGCCAGCCAGGCATTGAGCTTTTCGAAGGCCCAGGCCGGCGCGTATTTGATCAATTGCTTGTTACCCTTGCCCGTCACCTGCAGGCTGCGCTCGCTGAAGTCGATCTGCGACAACTCCAGGTTCACCGACTCGGATTTGCGCATCCCCGAGCCGTACAGGATGGCGATCACCGCCGCATCGCGCAGGCCCTGGGGGCGGGGGTCGGCGGCGCAAACGTCCATCAGCTCGCGAATCAGCGTGCGCTTGAGGTTACGGCCCTGACTCAGGCGGGTCCCGGCGGCGGGCTTGACCGAGCGCATCTTGAGCAAGTGGTCCTGGTCGATCAGGCTCAGGCGCCAGGCTTCGTTCATTACCCCGCGCAGGGCGTTGACGTACAACGAAGAAGTATTGGGGGCGTAACCGTCCGCGCGCAGGGCGGCCACCAAGCCGGTGATGTGGCCGGGCTGCAACACATGCCAGGGCACGTCGCGAATGTCAGCGTCGGCGAACCCGAGGCGGTCGGCGGCGTCCTGCAACACGTATTTCATGGTCAACTGGCTGGAGGGCACCAGGCGGGCCAGGTACTGCACCAGGGGGTTGCGCACGTCCGGCAACGGGTCAAGGGCGTGGAGATCAGGCAAAACAGGGCGTTCCTCGTGGATTCGATGCCGGGGCATGGTAGCAGGCCGGGGCCCGCACCACTCGGGTGCACCCTGAAAAAACCCGACCAAATTTGGAGCTGACACGTTTCAGCCCGTGGCCAATAGCGCTATGCTGAATCCTTTGTCACCGGTCATCCATGGAGGTAGCGTCATGAGCCAAGATCCCCTGAGCAGTCTGTACCCTACAGCAGCGGATATCCCCGAACAGTACCGCCTGAGCGGCCAGGTCGAGCAACGCGATTACCTGGTGGACGGCGAACTGCGTCGCTGGGACGGCCCCTTGGCCACCGTGCGCAGCCCGATTTTCCTGAATACCCCGGAAGGCGATCAGCAGGTCATCCTGGGCAGCACGCCGCTGCTCGATGCCGACACCGCCCTCACCGCCCTGGACGCCGCCGTGCGCGCTTACGACAAGGGCCGCGGCGCCTGGCCGAACCTGCGGGTGGCCGAGCGTATCCGCCATGTCGAAGGGTTCCTGGCGCGCATGCTTGAACAGCGCGACGCGGTGGTCAAGCTGTTGATGTGGGAAATCGGCAAGAACCTCAAGGACTCGCAGAAAGAGTTCGACCGCACCTGCGACTACATCGTCGACACCATCAATGCCTTGAAGGACGTCGACCGCAAGTCCAGCCGCTTCGAGCTGGAACAGGACACCCTGGGCCAGATCCGTCGCGTGCCCCTGGGCGTGGCCCTGTGCATGGGCCCTTACAACTACCCGTTGAACGAGACCTTCACCACCCTGATCCCGGCGCTGATCATGGGCAACACCGTGGTGTTCAAACCGGCCAAGTTCGGCGTGCTGCTGATTCGTCCGCTCCTGGAAGCCTTCCGCGACAGCTTCCCTGCCGGTGTCATCAACGTCATCTATGGCAGCGGCCGCGAGACCGTCAGCGCCCTGATGGCCAGTGGCAAGATCGACATCTTCGCCTTCATCGGTACCCACAAGGCCGCCAGCGACCTGAAGAAACTGCACCCCAAGCCACACCGGCTGCGCTCGGCCCTGGGCCTGGACGCCAAGAACCCTGGCATCGTGCTGCCCGAGGTGGACCTGGACAATGCCGTCAACGAAGCCATCACCGGTTCGCTGTCGTTCAACGGCCAGCGCTGCACCGCGTTGAAGATCCTGTTCGTGCACGAGAACGTGGTGGGCAGTTTCATCGAGAAATTCAACCAGAAACTCGCCGCGCTGAAATCCGGCATGCCGTGGGAGCCGGGCGTGTCGCTGACGCCGCTGCCGGAGCAAGGCAAGACCGACTATCTGTCGGCGCTGGTCAAGGACGCCGAGGCCCAGGGCGCCAAGGTGGTGAACCCCAATGGCGGCGCCATCCGCGGTTCGTTCTTCTACCCTGCGGTACTGTTCCCGGTGACGCCGCAGATGCGCGTGTACCAGGAAGAGCAATTTGGCCCGGTGGTACCGATCGTGCCGTTCCGTGACCTGGAAACGGTGATCGACTACGTGTTGGAATCGGACTTCGGCCAGCAGGCGAGCATCTTCGGCACTGATGCCACCCAGGTTGGCAAACTGGTGGACCTGTTCGCCAACCAGGTCGGCCGCATCAACATCAACGCCCAGTGCCAGCGCGGCCCGGACACCTACCCGTTCAACGGCCGCAAGAACTCGGCCGAAGGCACCCTGTCGGTGTTCGACGCCCTGCGCACCTTCTCGATCCGCACGCTGGTGGCGACCAAGTTCCAGGACGCCAACAAGACGTTGATCAGCGATATCATCCACGACCGCAAGTCGAACTTCCTGACCACCGATTACATCTTCTGACCGAGGACCGGGCAGGCCGCCAGGCTTGCCCGGATCCACTTCCCCACGGCATGATGGCTCCCCCTTCCCCGGGTGGAGAGCGCAGTGCCCAGCGTTTCGCAGATCGCCGATCGACAATCCCGCCTCGCCGCCACAGTCATGGCCCTGTGCCTGCCCAGTGACGTGCTGCTTTACCTGCTCCTGCCCATGCAGCCCCAGGCCTTCGGCATCAGCCTGGCCCAGGCCGGTATTCTGCTGGCGGCCAACCGCCTGGTGCGGATTGTCGGCTACAGCCAGGTGGTGCAGTTCTATGCGCGCAATGGCGACCGCCTCACCTGCATGATCGCGGCAGGTGCCGCGGCCCTGTGCGCGCTTGGCAATGCCACGCTGTCAGGGTTCGCCTGGTTGCTGGGGCTGCGCCTGGTGTGGGGGTTGTGCTTTGCGGCGTTCAACCTGTCCACCCAGGTCATGGCGACCCATGAACCGGCAGGTGCCGCGCGGCGTTCCGGGCGAGCGCGAGCGCTGGCGGCCATCGGGCCCATGCTGGCCTTGCCGCTGGGGGCGGCCTTGAGCCTGTGGCTAGGGCCGCGGGCGATTTTCTTCATTCTTGCCGGCACTTGCACCCTGGGCTTCTTCGTTGCCCGACGCCTGCCGCAGCAGCCTCATGCCTTGCAGGCGGGCGGCAAGCGCTTCAAGAAGCCCGACAGCGTGGCGGTATGGTCTTTCATCGAGGGCGTGGCGCTGGATGGGCTGTTCATCTTCGGCCTGTCCTTGCAGGCGCAGAAGGTACTGGGCGGCGACGCCATGATGATCGCCGGGGTACTGATGGGGCTGCGTTACCTGTCCGAACTGTTGCTCAGCCCGCTGGGCGGTTGGGCGGCGCAGCGCTTCGGCGCCACGGCGATGCTGCTGGTGTTTTCCATCAGTAGCGCTGTGGCCCTGAGCGTGTTTGGCAACCATTGGGTGATCGTCGGCGGTGCCGCCGTGCTCGTATTGCGAGCCTTGCAACTGCCGCTGGTGGCGACATTGGTGGCCGAGCGCAACCCTGGGCCAGCGCGCGTGCAGGCCCTGGCGTCCAATGCCGTGTGGCGCGACGTAGGCGCGGGGCTGGGGCCACTGCTGGCCGGCGTCTTGCTGCCCATCACCTCGGCGCCGTGGGTATTCGGCGTAGCGGGATTGGCGATAGCCTTGAGTGCCCTGGCCTGCCAGCGTAAAGCCAATCCCGCGTAGCAGCGGACCTGGCCGCGTCAGGGCACATGCGGTGTGCCTGACGCCGCGCGGCGCCTTGACGCGGCCGGGTCCGCTGCTACGCAGATAGCGCCGGCCGCGTCGGGGCACATGCGGTGCGCCTGACCCCACGCGGCGCCCAGGACGCGGCCGGAGCCGTGGCAGATAGCGTCGTAGCAGCGGACCTGGCCGCGTTGGGGCACATGCGGTGTGCCTGACCCCACGCAGCGCCCAGGACGCGGCCGCAGCCGTTGCAGATAGCGCCGTAGCAGCGGACCTGGCCGCGTCGGGGCACATGCGGTGTGCCTGAAACTGCGCGGTGCTCGGGACGCGGCCGGGTCCGCTGCTACAGCCATACGGCATCCCAGAGGGGGTAGTCGGCTACACGCTGGACCAATCCTGCACGCAGTGGATTGGCAATGATGTACCGGGCGGCTTGCCTGAGATCTTCTTCCTTGCGCAGCGCGCGGTCGTAATACCCCTTCTGCCACAACGGCCCCTGTAACGCCAGCCGCGTGTTGATCGCGTAACCACTGCGCGCCTTGACGCGCCCGACCACGTCGCCCAACGATCCGCTGCGCAGTTCGAATAGCCAGTGCAAATGATCAGGCATCACCACCCATGCCAGCGATGACAACCGCCCCGCCTGCTCAACCGCGCGCATTTCCTTTACCAGCAGGCGACCGAGCCCTAAGTCCTCGAAATGCGCTATTCGACCCTCGGTGACCGTCGTGACCGTATAGATCTGCCCACACTGGCTGAAGCGCCCCGTACGCAGCGAAAACGCTCTGCATTTGCCGTTCATGAGTCTGCCCTCCATGGCTGACCCCACAAAGTAATTGCCCCCGCACATGCGACGCGATAGCCGGTGCGTTAGAAAAAATGACACAACAGCGACCCTTTTTTCATGTGCCTGAAGCCCCCGTCCCATGGTGGCCAGAGGCCTGACAACCGGGCGCGATGTCGCAGGCAGTCATCCCGCAAACGGTTGCGCTCAACCGATTCAGGTGCGATAACTAAAAAGGTGAACCACTCGAATCCCCACAAAAAATAGAAATCACCCCGGTATCGAACGCGTTTTTCGTCGATCCTGCATTTCCATTTCATCCGGTCGCTTTACCCACGCCATTGCGGCGTAAACCTGCCCTTCAACCTCATTGAGGCCATTCATGGGTGCGCCCAAGCACCTGCTGCACACAAGGAAACGGAACATTGAGCGATCAATCCACTCCGCACTCTCCCCTCGCCCGCCTGTGCGATAAAATCGGCATTCCCTACCCCCTCTTCTGGGGCTTCGTTGGCCTGTTGATCTTCATGATCGGCGACGGCGTCGAACTCGGTTACCTCTCACCCTTCCTCAGCCAGCGCGGCATGGCCGAAAACCATATCGCCATGGTGTTCACCCTGTATGGCGTCACCGTCGGCATTTCGTCGTGGCTTGCGGGTGCGCTGTCCAACCTGTGGGGCCCCAAGCGCGTGATGATGCTCGGCCTGCTGATCTGGAGCGTCTTCGAAGCACTGTTCCTGGTCTACGGGCTGCAAAAGCTCAGCTATCCGATGATCCTGCTCACCTATGGCCTGCGCGGCTTTGGCTACCCATTGTTCGCCTACGGCTTCCTGGTCTGGATCGCCGCGGCCACGCCGTCGCGCAAGATGGGCCTTGCAGTGGGCTGGTTCTGGGTGGCCTACGCGGCCGGCCTGCCAACCCTGGGTTCGCTGGTGGCGAGCATCAGCATTCCGCTGATCGGCGCGCTGCAAACGTTCTGGCTGTCGTTCGGGCTGGTGGTGATCGGCGGCGCGATCGGCCTGGTCGGCATGCGCGAAGCCCACGGCCTGCGCCGCCTGGCACCAGAAGGGGAAAAGCCGCTGGTGTCGATGGCCAAGAACATCACCATCATGTGGACCCAGCCAAAAGTCTCCCTGGCCGGTCTCGTGCGGGTGATCAACACGGCGTCGATGTTCGGCTTCCTGGTGGTGATGCCCGGCTTCTTCATGCACACCGTCGGCTTTAGCCTCGAGCAATGGCTACGCCTGCTGACCATCGTGTTCGTGTTCAACATCATCGGCAACATGACGTCCAGCGTCATCAGCACGCGCATCGGCTACCGCAACACCATCCTCTGGCTGGGCGCCGTGGGCAGCACCATCAGTACGCCGCTGTTCTTCTTCATGCCCCAGGCCTTTCCGCACAACTTCATGCTGGCCTCGGTGTTCGGTGCGTTCTATGGCCTGACCCTGGCCTGCTTCGTGCCGCTGTCGGCCCTGGCCCCGGCGCTGGCGCCGCAGAACAAGGCGGCCGCGCTGTCGGTGCTGAGCCTGGGCGCGGGTGCTTCGACGTGGGTAGGCCCAGCGGTGGTGGCGATCTT
It encodes the following:
- a CDS encoding site-specific integrase; the encoded protein is MPDLHALDPLPDVRNPLVQYLARLVPSSQLTMKYVLQDAADRLGFADADIRDVPWHVLQPGHITGLVAALRADGYAPNTSSLYVNALRGVMNEAWRLSLIDQDHLLKMRSVKPAAGTRLSQGRNLKRTLIRELMDVCAADPRPQGLRDAAVIAILYGSGMRKSESVNLELSQIDFSERSLQVTGKGNKQLIKYAPAWAFEKLNAWLAYRREHLGEGEQDDSFLFNRIRRGSHITRERITKHAIYYIARQRGTQVGVKIMPHDFRRSFITRVIEEHDLSIAQKLAHHTNIQTTANYDVRDDNERRRAVDRYDL
- a CDS encoding NADP-dependent glyceraldehyde-3-phosphate dehydrogenase encodes the protein MSQDPLSSLYPTAADIPEQYRLSGQVEQRDYLVDGELRRWDGPLATVRSPIFLNTPEGDQQVILGSTPLLDADTALTALDAAVRAYDKGRGAWPNLRVAERIRHVEGFLARMLEQRDAVVKLLMWEIGKNLKDSQKEFDRTCDYIVDTINALKDVDRKSSRFELEQDTLGQIRRVPLGVALCMGPYNYPLNETFTTLIPALIMGNTVVFKPAKFGVLLIRPLLEAFRDSFPAGVINVIYGSGRETVSALMASGKIDIFAFIGTHKAASDLKKLHPKPHRLRSALGLDAKNPGIVLPEVDLDNAVNEAITGSLSFNGQRCTALKILFVHENVVGSFIEKFNQKLAALKSGMPWEPGVSLTPLPEQGKTDYLSALVKDAEAQGAKVVNPNGGAIRGSFFYPAVLFPVTPQMRVYQEEQFGPVVPIVPFRDLETVIDYVLESDFGQQASIFGTDATQVGKLVDLFANQVGRININAQCQRGPDTYPFNGRKNSAEGTLSVFDALRTFSIRTLVATKFQDANKTLISDIIHDRKSNFLTTDYIF
- a CDS encoding MFS transporter; protein product: MALCLPSDVLLYLLLPMQPQAFGISLAQAGILLAANRLVRIVGYSQVVQFYARNGDRLTCMIAAGAAALCALGNATLSGFAWLLGLRLVWGLCFAAFNLSTQVMATHEPAGAARRSGRARALAAIGPMLALPLGAALSLWLGPRAIFFILAGTCTLGFFVARRLPQQPHALQAGGKRFKKPDSVAVWSFIEGVALDGLFIFGLSLQAQKVLGGDAMMIAGVLMGLRYLSELLLSPLGGWAAQRFGATAMLLVFSISSAVALSVFGNHWVIVGGAAVLVLRALQLPLVATLVAERNPGPARVQALASNAVWRDVGAGLGPLLAGVLLPITSAPWVFGVAGLAIALSALACQRKANPA
- a CDS encoding REP-associated tyrosine transposase: MNGKCRAFSLRTGRFSQCGQIYTVTTVTEGRIAHFEDLGLGRLLVKEMRAVEQAGRLSSLAWVVMPDHLHWLFELRSGSLGDVVGRVKARSGYAINTRLALQGPLWQKGYYDRALRKEEDLRQAARYIIANPLRAGLVQRVADYPLWDAVWL
- a CDS encoding MFS transporter; the encoded protein is MSDQSTPHSPLARLCDKIGIPYPLFWGFVGLLIFMIGDGVELGYLSPFLSQRGMAENHIAMVFTLYGVTVGISSWLAGALSNLWGPKRVMMLGLLIWSVFEALFLVYGLQKLSYPMILLTYGLRGFGYPLFAYGFLVWIAAATPSRKMGLAVGWFWVAYAAGLPTLGSLVASISIPLIGALQTFWLSFGLVVIGGAIGLVGMREAHGLRRLAPEGEKPLVSMAKNITIMWTQPKVSLAGLVRVINTASMFGFLVVMPGFFMHTVGFSLEQWLRLLTIVFVFNIIGNMTSSVISTRIGYRNTILWLGAVGSTISTPLFFFMPQAFPHNFMLASVFGAFYGLTLACFVPLSALAPALAPQNKAAALSVLSLGAGASTWVGPAVVAIFSERFGLEGVVWAFSGLYALSAVMTVFLRDPEPVHEPVLTPAKRRIKVRVPRLDYRWAHATRAD